One region of Triticum aestivum cultivar Chinese Spring chromosome 6B, IWGSC CS RefSeq v2.1, whole genome shotgun sequence genomic DNA includes:
- the LOC123136812 gene encoding GDSL esterase/lipase At4g26790: MASGHFQVEAALLMLPLLMLVLNSGGSGSAAGAVVPAVIVFGDSTVDTGNNNQIGTTLRSDFPPYGRDMPGGARATGRFGNGRLPPDFISEALGLPPLVPAYLDPAYGIGDFARGVCFASAGTGVDNATAGVLAVIPLWKEVEYYKDYQLRLRAYAGAERARAIVRGALHVVSIGTNDFLENYYMLGTGRFAEYTVAEFSDFLVAGARRFLSEIHRLGARRVTFAGLAPIGCLPLERAENMIHGGGCIEEYNRVAREYNAKVEAMLGALRAELPDLRLAYVPVYDTMLDLVTNPAKFGLENVEEGCCATGRFEMGFMCNDEAPMTCADADKFLFWDAFHPTQKVNRIMANHTIDICYQQGLL; the protein is encoded by the exons ATGGCGTCCGGCCATTTCCAAGTGGAAGCGGCGCTGCTGATGCTTCCGCTGCTAATGCTGGTGCTCAACTCGGGCGGCAGCGGCAGCGCTGCTGGTGCGGTGGTGCCGGCGGTGATCGTGTTCGGCGACTCGACGGTGGACACGGGCAACAACAACCAGATCGGCACGACGCTGCGGTCCGACTTCCCGCCCTACGGCCGCGACATGCCGGGCGGCGCCCGCGCCACGGGGCGGTTCGGCAACGGGCGGCTGCCTCCGGACTTCATCTCCGAGGCGCTGGGCCTGCCGCCGCTCGTCCCGGCGTATCTCGACCCGGCCTACGGCATCGGCGACTTCGCGCGCGGCGTCTGCTTCGCCTCTGCCGGCACCGGCGTCGACAACGCCACCGCCGGCGTCCTG GCAGTGATCCCGCTGTGGAAGGAAGTGGAGTACTACAAGGATTACCAGCTCCGCCTGCGCGCGTACGCCGGCGCCGAGCGCGCCCGCGCCATCGTCCGCGGCGCGCTCCACGTCGTCAGCATCGGCACCAACGACTTCCTCGAGAACTACTACATGCTCGGCACGGGCCGCTTCGCCGAGTACACGGTGGCTGAGTTCTCCGACTTCCTCGTCGCCGGCGCGCGCCGCTTCCTGTCGGAGATCCACCGCCTCGGCGCGCGCCGCGTCACCTTCGCCGGGCTCGCCCCCATCGGCTGCCTCCCGCTGGAGCGCGCCGAGAACATGATCCACGGCGGCGGCTGCATCGAGGAGTACAACCGGGTGGCCAGGGAGTACAATGCCAAGGTGGAGGCCATGCTGGGGGCACTCCGCGCCGAGCTCCCGGACCTCAGGCTCGCCTACGTCCCCGTCTACGACACCATGCTCGACCTCGTCACCAACCCGGCCAAGTTCGGGCTGGAGAACGTGGAGGAAGGGTGCTGCGCCACGGGGAGGTTCGAGATGGGGTTCATGTGCAACGACGAGGCGCCCATGACCTGCGCCGATGCCGACAAGTTCCTCTTCTGGGACGCATTCCATCCGACGCAGAAGGTGAACCGGATCATGGCCAACCACACGATCGACATCTGCTACCAGCAAGGCCTCCTCTGA